A genomic stretch from Cryomorphaceae bacterium 1068 includes:
- a CDS encoding TonB-dependent receptor, with the protein MIQVRYYMFLLLVFVGSLAQAQEKGFLRGNVADGEIGGPMIGATVILANQPGVGTITDFDGNYSLPLAPGTYDIKISFISFVSQTFTGITIEAGEVTVLDTELKPAVDELAAVEIVAEARRNTETAVLMDMKNATAVTDGLSVQSIRKIGDSDLSGAIKRVTGVTVQGGKYVYVRGLGDRYTKTTLNGMSIPGLDPDVNAVAIDIFPTSVLENVAVFKSFTPDQYGDFTGGLVNIVTKNFPDIKETQISLGVGYTIDQTFNSDFILYDRGSLDFLGFDDGTRELPINKNTEIPVEPLNDPALESITRSFNPTLAASKANAFLNTSLSVRHGNQINKENGGTWGYNFVLNYRNNNTYYEDFEANTFLKPAGDSEGETELFKDEERIGVVGRNEVQWSALGAAAYKKGNSDFTAMLLHSQSGETSASQRKSRNLNQTQARLVEDILTYTQRSLTTFMVGGRHNFDKLNIEWRNAFTRSRVYDPDFRSTAFSVTTGDTTLNTGDGAGIDRFWRDLNEINENVRVDATYEINNTFKVSAGANALLKWRDFETLAYGHDRVNKSDIVGDPDWFLREENVWTPTDNSGTFTIGNFEPINTFEARQNVFAGYVMGENSLLEKIRVIYGLRVEQGSMFYTGVTGEESQDLNDEKTLDELNFLPSLNLVYKATKDMNIRASYTQTLARPSFKEKSNAQIFDPITKRTFVGNIDLQQTEIQNYDLRWEWFLGPRELISIAGFYKQFDGHIELVAFETAPDNLKPRNSGSADVLGVEMEVKKSLGFLANETSKILNRFFIGGNLTLVQSAVDMREVNTGNEGQTEYELRLENLRPGETIDFERDMAGQSPYSINANLSYEIIEKQMNFSLAYNVQGEQLTIIASGRRPDVYTIPFQSLDFNAYYSFGEKLNSRITLGANNLLDDDRTLVYRSFGASDQVFQSFKPGTTIRLSYRYTF; encoded by the coding sequence ATGATTCAAGTGAGGTATTACATGTTTCTGCTTCTGGTTTTCGTTGGAAGTTTGGCTCAAGCCCAGGAAAAAGGTTTTCTACGTGGAAACGTGGCAGATGGAGAAATAGGTGGGCCAATGATTGGTGCCACGGTTATTTTGGCTAATCAGCCTGGAGTAGGTACGATCACTGATTTTGACGGGAACTACTCTCTGCCTTTAGCCCCGGGAACTTATGACATCAAGATCTCTTTCATTTCATTCGTAAGCCAAACCTTCACAGGGATTACTATAGAAGCGGGTGAAGTTACGGTACTAGACACTGAGTTGAAGCCTGCTGTGGACGAACTCGCGGCGGTAGAAATCGTGGCAGAGGCGAGAAGAAATACAGAGACCGCAGTTCTGATGGATATGAAAAATGCGACTGCTGTAACGGACGGTCTTTCTGTTCAGTCCATCCGAAAAATCGGTGACTCTGACCTTTCAGGAGCTATCAAGCGTGTTACCGGTGTAACGGTACAAGGAGGTAAGTACGTTTATGTGCGTGGTCTTGGAGATCGATACACGAAGACCACCCTTAACGGGATGTCAATTCCCGGCTTGGATCCTGATGTGAATGCAGTGGCCATCGACATCTTCCCAACGTCAGTTCTCGAAAATGTCGCCGTTTTTAAATCATTTACGCCTGACCAGTATGGAGACTTCACAGGAGGTTTGGTCAATATTGTAACCAAAAATTTTCCAGACATTAAAGAAACTCAGATTTCTTTGGGAGTAGGTTACACCATCGATCAGACGTTCAACAGCGACTTTATTCTATACGACAGAGGGAGTTTGGATTTCTTAGGCTTTGACGACGGTACGAGAGAATTGCCCATTAATAAGAATACCGAAATCCCGGTAGAGCCTTTGAATGATCCCGCGTTGGAAAGCATCACGCGTTCATTTAACCCAACTCTTGCAGCTTCAAAGGCAAACGCATTTTTGAACACTTCTTTGTCTGTGCGGCACGGTAATCAGATCAACAAGGAAAACGGTGGTACTTGGGGGTACAACTTTGTTTTGAACTATCGGAACAACAATACTTACTACGAAGATTTCGAGGCCAATACTTTTCTCAAGCCGGCAGGAGACAGTGAAGGTGAAACTGAACTCTTCAAAGATGAAGAGCGAATTGGAGTAGTGGGTAGAAACGAAGTGCAATGGAGTGCCTTGGGCGCCGCTGCCTACAAAAAAGGAAATTCAGACTTTACCGCGATGTTGCTTCACAGCCAAAGTGGAGAAACTTCAGCATCGCAGCGAAAATCGAGGAACTTGAACCAAACTCAAGCCAGATTGGTCGAAGACATTCTCACCTATACGCAGAGATCACTCACGACATTTATGGTGGGAGGGCGTCACAATTTCGATAAGCTGAATATTGAATGGCGAAATGCCTTCACTCGTTCTCGTGTTTATGATCCCGACTTCAGGTCAACGGCTTTCTCTGTAACCACGGGCGATACTACCTTGAACACAGGTGACGGAGCAGGTATAGACCGCTTTTGGAGAGATCTGAATGAAATCAATGAGAATGTACGAGTAGATGCAACCTATGAAATCAACAACACATTTAAAGTTTCTGCGGGAGCAAACGCTTTATTGAAGTGGAGAGATTTTGAAACGCTCGCATACGGACACGATCGAGTGAATAAGTCTGATATCGTCGGTGATCCCGACTGGTTCCTCAGAGAGGAAAATGTGTGGACTCCCACTGACAATTCAGGAACTTTCACCATCGGAAACTTTGAACCCATCAATACATTTGAAGCGAGACAGAATGTTTTTGCCGGTTATGTAATGGGAGAGAATAGTCTACTTGAAAAAATTCGCGTGATCTATGGTTTGCGTGTTGAACAAGGTTCGATGTTTTATACCGGAGTTACCGGTGAGGAAAGCCAAGACCTGAACGATGAAAAGACGCTCGACGAATTGAACTTCTTACCCTCTTTGAACCTTGTGTACAAGGCCACCAAGGATATGAACATTCGTGCATCGTACACGCAGACTTTAGCAAGACCAAGCTTTAAAGAGAAATCAAACGCTCAAATCTTTGACCCGATTACTAAGAGAACTTTCGTGGGTAATATTGATCTGCAGCAAACGGAAATCCAGAATTACGACTTGAGATGGGAGTGGTTCCTTGGTCCTCGCGAATTGATTTCGATAGCCGGTTTCTACAAGCAGTTCGACGGCCACATTGAATTGGTGGCTTTTGAAACGGCCCCGGACAACCTCAAACCACGAAACTCGGGATCTGCCGATGTATTGGGAGTGGAAATGGAGGTGAAAAAGAGTCTTGGCTTTTTGGCCAATGAAACCAGTAAGATATTAAACCGCTTCTTCATCGGTGGAAACCTGACTTTGGTTCAATCGGCAGTAGATATGCGCGAAGTGAATACAGGCAACGAAGGACAGACGGAATACGAACTCCGATTAGAGAATCTGAGACCCGGAGAGACTATTGACTTTGAGCGTGACATGGCTGGCCAATCACCTTATTCGATCAATGCCAATTTGAGTTATGAGATTATCGAGAAGCAAATGAATTTCTCTCTTGCTTATAATGTGCAAGGTGAGCAACTCACCATTATTGCTTCAGGAAGAAGACCTGATGTGTACACAATACCTTTCCAGAGTTTGGACTTCAATGCTTATTACAGCTTTGGCGAAAAGCTGAACTCCAGAATTACATTGGGGGCTAACAACCTTCTTGATGATGACAGAACATTGGTCTACCGATCATTCGGAGCAAGCGATCAAGTATTTCAGTCCTTCAAGCCGGGAACAACCATCCGACTTTCTTATCGATACACATTCTGA
- a CDS encoding acyl transferase: MTAPSVEKIFEINSEQAFNERCLEVFQFQARENAVYRQYMALLGVNAEEVNRVEDIPFLPIELFKSHKITSGESDGEALIFSSSGTTGTATSKHYVYRPETYEQSFLQAFQQFYGSPSEYRILALLPSYLERTGSSLIYMVDRLIRDSQHADSGFFLADFDRLRAILATESERKTLLIGVSFGLLDFIEEEGTALQNTIVMETGGMKGRRKEMTREELHAELKAGFSVDTIHSEYGMTELLSQAYSKGNGIFNCPPWMKVLVRDTNDPLTILPAGSSGGVNVIDLANLYSCSFIATSDLGKTHPDGSFEILGRFDYSDLRGCNLMVAMD; this comes from the coding sequence TTGACTGCTCCTTCTGTAGAGAAGATTTTCGAGATTAATTCCGAACAAGCGTTTAACGAAAGATGTCTTGAAGTATTTCAATTCCAAGCGCGAGAGAATGCCGTTTACCGCCAATACATGGCACTTTTGGGGGTAAACGCGGAGGAGGTCAATCGTGTAGAGGATATTCCCTTTTTGCCGATTGAACTGTTCAAGTCACACAAAATCACAAGTGGTGAATCAGACGGGGAGGCGCTCATTTTTAGCAGCAGCGGAACCACGGGCACAGCTACCTCAAAGCATTACGTCTACCGACCTGAAACTTATGAGCAAAGCTTCTTACAGGCATTTCAGCAGTTTTACGGTTCGCCTTCTGAATACAGAATTTTAGCGCTGCTCCCGTCCTATCTGGAGCGCACAGGGTCTTCACTCATTTACATGGTCGATCGATTAATTAGGGATTCGCAGCATGCCGATAGCGGTTTCTTCTTGGCCGACTTTGATCGACTTCGGGCTATCTTGGCGACAGAAAGTGAGCGGAAAACATTACTTATTGGCGTAAGCTTTGGCCTGCTCGATTTTATCGAAGAGGAAGGCACAGCGCTTCAGAATACAATCGTGATGGAAACGGGCGGAATGAAGGGACGGCGCAAAGAGATGACGAGAGAAGAGCTGCATGCAGAACTAAAAGCAGGCTTCAGCGTCGACACCATCCACAGCGAATACGGTATGACTGAATTGTTGAGTCAAGCCTATTCGAAAGGAAACGGAATTTTTAATTGCCCACCTTGGATGAAAGTGCTGGTACGCGACACCAATGACCCTTTGACTATTTTGCCCGCAGGCAGTTCAGGAGGCGTAAATGTGATCGATCTGGCCAATCTGTACTCCTGCTCCTTCATCGCCACTTCAGACTTGGGCAAGACCCATCCCGATGGAAGCTTCGAAATTCTGGGTCGCTTCGATTACAGCGACTTGCGCGGCTGCAACCTGATGGTGGCGATGGATTAA
- the tyrS gene encoding tyrosine--tRNA ligase: protein MSALIEELKWRGLIHDVTPGTEEQLNKEITRGYVGFDPTADSLHIGNLVPIMLLTHLQRSGHKPVVLVGGATGRVGDPSGKTQERKLLSVEDIEYNLSAQKAQLERFLDFGDGPTDAIMVNNYDWFKDISFLDFIRDAGKHISINYMLAKDSVKTRLETGMSFTEFTYQLIQGYDFYHLNKEMDVKLQMGGSDQWGNITTGTELTRRMGGSDVFALTAPLVKKADGTKFGKSEGGNVWLDAEKTSPYQFYQFWFNATDEDIENFVRIFSLKTKEEVEGLIAEHREEPHRRILQKDLAAELTERIHGKQALDGAIEASNILFGKSTAENLQALSERDFLDVFSGVEQAEVSRSAVTEGTGIIDFLSETTGFLKSKGEARRALNENSISVNKEKVKDDYSISESDLIQDRYILLQRGKKNYFIAKVI from the coding sequence ATGTCTGCATTGATCGAAGAGCTGAAGTGGAGAGGACTCATCCACGATGTAACTCCGGGAACGGAGGAACAACTGAACAAGGAAATCACCAGAGGCTATGTAGGTTTCGACCCTACCGCCGATTCTCTTCACATCGGAAACTTGGTGCCTATCATGTTGCTTACCCATTTGCAAAGATCAGGTCACAAGCCCGTTGTTTTGGTGGGTGGCGCTACCGGTCGAGTGGGAGATCCTTCCGGGAAAACCCAAGAAAGAAAGCTTCTGAGTGTGGAGGATATTGAGTACAACCTCTCGGCCCAGAAGGCTCAATTGGAAAGGTTTCTCGATTTTGGTGATGGCCCAACGGATGCCATCATGGTCAATAATTACGACTGGTTTAAGGATATTTCATTTCTGGATTTCATTCGCGATGCCGGGAAGCATATTTCCATCAACTACATGTTGGCAAAGGACTCTGTAAAAACGAGGCTGGAAACGGGTATGTCGTTTACCGAGTTTACCTACCAGCTCATCCAAGGCTACGATTTTTACCACCTCAATAAGGAGATGGACGTAAAGCTGCAAATGGGAGGGAGCGACCAGTGGGGAAACATTACCACCGGAACGGAACTCACCAGAAGAATGGGTGGGAGCGATGTATTTGCTCTCACAGCACCTTTGGTTAAAAAGGCTGACGGAACCAAATTCGGAAAATCGGAAGGCGGCAATGTTTGGCTAGATGCCGAAAAGACGAGTCCTTACCAGTTCTACCAGTTTTGGTTCAATGCCACAGATGAGGACATTGAGAACTTCGTCAGAATATTTTCGCTCAAGACAAAAGAAGAAGTCGAAGGCCTTATTGCCGAACACCGCGAGGAGCCTCACCGCCGTATTCTGCAAAAAGACCTGGCCGCTGAATTGACAGAGCGCATTCACGGAAAGCAAGCACTTGACGGAGCCATAGAGGCCAGTAATATCCTTTTCGGGAAAAGTACGGCCGAGAATCTTCAAGCCCTTTCGGAAAGAGATTTTCTAGACGTTTTTTCAGGAGTTGAACAAGCTGAAGTAAGCCGAAGTGCAGTGACTGAAGGAACAGGTATTATCGATTTTCTGTCTGAAACCACAGGATTTCTAAAATCGAAGGGCGAGGCCAGAAGGGCCTTGAACGAAAATTCCATCAGTGTAAACAAAGAGAAAGTCAAAGACGATTATTCGATTTCTGAATCGGATTTGATTCAAGATCGCTACATTTTACTCCAAAGAGGAAAGAAGAATTACTTTATTGCCAAGGTTATTTAG
- a CDS encoding carboxypeptidase-like regulatory domain-containing protein, giving the protein MKNYLILFAFVLFCFSATAGNSDKKTKSEKATCSYSGKVLDAENAEALTGATVKLVEIDQEVYADFDGEFIFENIPAGTYTLEISFVSYDTKVVQDFTIEEGAKSKRFLL; this is encoded by the coding sequence GTGAAAAATTACTTGATTCTATTCGCCTTTGTTTTATTCTGCTTTTCGGCTACGGCCGGAAACTCGGATAAAAAGACAAAATCTGAAAAGGCTACTTGCTCTTATTCAGGTAAAGTGCTGGACGCTGAAAATGCCGAAGCGCTGACAGGTGCCACTGTTAAGTTAGTTGAGATAGACCAAGAGGTTTATGCCGATTTCGACGGAGAGTTTATTTTCGAAAATATCCCCGCAGGAACGTACACGCTTGAGATCAGTTTTGTGAGCTACGATACCAAAGTGGTTCAAGATTTCACCATAGAGGAAGGCGCGAAGTCCAAGAGATTCCTGTTGTAA
- a CDS encoding response regulator transcription factor: protein MSSFAEVVCVMGKNSQFSQLSKLIESEHLKVHCIDNSDEVISIIQQRKPALVMMDLLLEGKDAIDLLKEMELKGLRRFCSVVILSDRRENYVEITALNSGADDFLVKPVNKRVFVSRLRAWMRSHATLRGAISIAKNGEEIVLDRDRYTLITKGEEYLLQRKEFEIISLLASKPKKVFSRDEIKELVWGEPNHLVRNRTIDVHIRNLRVKIGRRYIKTYKGVGYSFDTSLSN from the coding sequence ATGTCGTCTTTTGCTGAAGTAGTATGTGTGATGGGGAAGAATAGTCAGTTTTCCCAATTGTCAAAGCTCATCGAGTCTGAGCATTTGAAAGTGCATTGTATCGACAATTCTGATGAAGTCATTTCGATCATTCAGCAACGAAAACCCGCCTTGGTAATGATGGATCTTCTGCTCGAAGGAAAAGACGCCATAGACCTATTGAAGGAAATGGAGCTAAAAGGGTTGAGGCGGTTTTGTTCCGTGGTGATATTGAGCGACCGAAGGGAGAATTATGTAGAAATCACTGCCCTCAATTCGGGAGCGGATGATTTTTTGGTTAAACCAGTCAATAAGCGTGTTTTTGTAAGCCGACTGAGAGCTTGGATGAGAAGTCACGCTACACTGCGAGGGGCGATCAGTATTGCCAAGAACGGCGAGGAGATTGTCTTAGACAGAGATAGATATACGCTGATTACGAAGGGCGAAGAGTATCTGCTGCAGCGAAAGGAGTTCGAGATCATATCCCTTTTGGCTTCCAAGCCAAAAAAGGTTTTCAGTCGGGATGAGATCAAGGAGTTGGTCTGGGGCGAGCCGAATCACTTGGTTCGGAATAGAACCATCGATGTTCATATCCGAAACCTTCGGGTCAAAATCGGACGTCGTTATATTAAGACCTACAAAGGAGTCGGGTATTCCTTCGATACGTCCTTATCAAATTAG
- a CDS encoding acyloxyacyl hydrolase — protein MRGSLIFLAFVFCLVSQGQNSVPYISGAYHKGFVIVHSRAVRAVEDSYPQGFQLDFGKHNTSEKVWNACNCYPRTGVSLTFWDFDNPDVLGYGLSGVYYLQPVFRADKKFSFSVRGGIGLSYKTNPHDPISNPDNQSYSTSVAFPLELGLGFHYKLGDLWQVEARLMYKHISNGGLRQPNKGINWPTAGIAISRYLRPISFPERVKTDWRLDATDRTRNDISAFVTYQEPTDGI, from the coding sequence ATGCGTGGTAGTCTCATTTTTTTGGCTTTTGTTTTTTGCCTTGTATCCCAAGGTCAAAACTCGGTTCCTTACATCAGTGGCGCTTATCACAAAGGCTTCGTTATCGTTCATAGTCGCGCAGTACGAGCGGTAGAAGATTCCTATCCACAAGGGTTTCAGCTCGATTTCGGCAAGCATAATACTTCTGAGAAAGTTTGGAATGCCTGCAACTGCTATCCAAGAACAGGAGTTTCGCTGACTTTTTGGGATTTCGACAATCCCGATGTGTTGGGTTATGGCTTATCGGGTGTCTACTACCTCCAACCGGTTTTTCGAGCAGATAAAAAATTCAGCTTTTCGGTTAGGGGTGGAATTGGATTGTCATACAAGACCAATCCGCATGATCCTATTTCTAATCCGGACAATCAGAGCTACAGCACATCCGTGGCATTTCCGCTCGAGTTAGGTCTTGGCTTTCATTACAAGTTAGGAGATCTCTGGCAAGTTGAAGCCAGACTGATGTACAAGCATATCTCAAACGGTGGTTTGCGACAGCCCAACAAAGGCATCAATTGGCCTACTGCCGGTATTGCCATCAGCCGCTATCTGCGTCCTATATCATTTCCCGAAAGGGTCAAAACCGACTGGCGCCTTGATGCTACCGATCGAACCAGAAACGATATTAGCGCTTTCGTCACTTACCAAGAACCAACCGATGGAATCTAA
- a CDS encoding Na/Pi cotransporter family protein: MSSISLWAQADFTPEVYGAYVAEDEISISWKVDCTAENSPTAVVVRYNRSAVLANEGEVWLYTDTMAYTEGSIKLTDMYSATGYIYQVGFISTNAPSPEAVWTTRDRFETKMAWGITRFLLMIGSLCLFIYGMKTMSEGIQASAGSKLRSILGSMTKNRFTAVLTGFTLTGLLQSSSATTVMTVSFVNAGLISLTESAGIMMGANIGTTITGWLVSFLGFRVNITTYALIIFAFVVPLLLVKRPGVRNWITALIGFALILFGLGFLVDTVPTFTEDSAFVQFFIEYSTQPVLGTLMFIALGIIVTVIVQSSSSAITLTMALCASGVIPFDVAAAMVLGENIGTTATAEISALVGNVYAKRSARIHTLFNVIGVAWMVLALPFVLKIIGSYMPADPYEQTEAGHQAATIALAAFHSVFNLANLLLLIWFTPLLVKLATKTVRSRGGEDEEFRLEYIDSSIQLSEISVLEAKNQVIRFGEIVARMSNFVKSLLTETDEIHQEKLLTRIKKYEKITDRMEIEISQYCSRLAATELSPTSSEKVRAFLSIGSDLERIGDIFYQMANTIERKTASKIWFTPDQREKLLRMFGIIDMALDLMLENLEKEEEKDINLEKAKTLEKEINQLRNKLRREYISRIESGNYNLRSGTIYSDLFSSLEKVGDHIENVSEALTGKI, translated from the coding sequence TTGTCGTCTATCTCGCTATGGGCGCAGGCAGACTTTACCCCTGAGGTATATGGAGCTTACGTAGCCGAAGATGAGATCAGCATCAGCTGGAAGGTGGATTGCACGGCAGAAAACTCTCCCACTGCAGTCGTTGTGCGGTACAATCGATCAGCCGTACTGGCAAATGAGGGAGAAGTATGGCTCTACACTGATACGATGGCTTACACCGAAGGCTCCATTAAGCTCACAGATATGTATTCTGCTACGGGATACATCTATCAAGTAGGTTTTATTTCAACCAATGCGCCCTCTCCCGAGGCTGTTTGGACCACGCGTGATCGATTCGAAACGAAAATGGCTTGGGGGATTACTCGGTTTCTCCTAATGATAGGCTCGCTTTGCCTCTTCATCTATGGAATGAAAACCATGAGTGAAGGGATCCAAGCAAGCGCCGGAAGCAAACTCAGAAGCATTCTGGGCTCTATGACCAAGAATCGATTTACGGCGGTCCTAACCGGATTTACACTCACGGGATTGCTCCAGTCTTCTAGTGCTACAACGGTGATGACCGTGAGCTTCGTAAATGCAGGATTGATCAGCCTTACCGAGTCTGCGGGAATTATGATGGGGGCAAACATTGGGACCACGATCACCGGCTGGTTGGTTTCCTTCTTAGGCTTTCGGGTAAACATTACCACTTATGCACTCATCATTTTCGCCTTCGTTGTACCCTTATTGCTCGTAAAAAGGCCAGGAGTGCGAAACTGGATTACAGCACTCATTGGCTTCGCTCTGATCCTTTTTGGCTTGGGATTTCTGGTCGATACGGTGCCTACGTTTACCGAGGATTCAGCCTTCGTCCAATTCTTTATCGAATACTCCACTCAACCCGTTTTGGGGACGCTGATGTTTATCGCATTGGGTATCATCGTTACGGTGATTGTTCAAAGCTCCTCTTCGGCCATCACGCTTACCATGGCGCTTTGTGCCAGCGGCGTCATTCCATTTGATGTAGCTGCAGCGATGGTACTCGGCGAAAACATCGGAACAACTGCTACCGCCGAAATCTCAGCACTGGTAGGAAATGTCTACGCCAAACGAAGTGCCCGAATTCACACGCTCTTCAATGTGATAGGGGTAGCTTGGATGGTACTCGCCTTGCCTTTCGTCTTGAAAATAATCGGCAGCTACATGCCTGCCGATCCTTACGAGCAAACGGAGGCGGGTCATCAAGCAGCCACTATAGCCCTGGCGGCTTTTCACTCCGTGTTTAACCTGGCCAATTTGCTCCTGCTGATTTGGTTTACTCCCCTTTTGGTAAAGCTTGCCACTAAAACGGTCAGATCGAGAGGTGGAGAGGACGAGGAGTTCCGCTTGGAATACATTGACTCCTCGATTCAGCTTTCAGAAATCTCTGTTTTGGAAGCAAAGAATCAGGTGATTCGATTTGGGGAAATCGTGGCGCGGATGTCCAATTTCGTGAAGAGTCTGCTCACAGAAACGGATGAGATACACCAGGAAAAACTACTCACTCGGATAAAGAAATACGAGAAGATTACCGATAGAATGGAGATAGAGATCTCCCAATACTGCAGCCGTTTGGCTGCTACCGAACTATCTCCGACATCAAGTGAAAAAGTGAGAGCCTTCTTGAGCATAGGCAGTGACTTGGAGCGTATCGGCGACATCTTTTATCAGATGGCAAATACCATCGAAAGGAAAACTGCTTCGAAAATTTGGTTTACACCTGATCAAAGAGAGAAGCTGCTGCGCATGTTTGGCATCATTGATATGGCGCTGGACCTGATGCTGGAAAACCTTGAAAAGGAGGAGGAGAAAGACATCAACTTGGAAAAAGCCAAAACCTTGGAAAAGGAGATCAACCAACTTCGCAACAAGCTAAGAAGAGAGTACATTTCTCGAATCGAATCGGGCAATTACAATCTGAGGAGCGGAACGATCTACAGCGATCTGTTCTCTTCCTTGGAAAAAGTGGGAGATCATATTGAGAATGTGAGCGAGGCTTTGACAGGGAAGATCTAA
- a CDS encoding M14 family zinc carboxypeptidase: protein MRILSIFLIALSANAFGQFPSNHTPTYSEAIAFYERIAADHPNTAQLNTIGKTDNGKPLHYLVIDPKGEFSPKSALTNEQTVTLIINGIHPGEACGINASIAFAMQKAAEPTPGLIYVIIPIYNVGGALNRNSHTRANQEGPEEYGFRGNAKNLDLNRDFIKADSENALAFSRLFHLWTPHILIDTHTSNGADYQPSLTLLSTFPEKLDPMQATFLKRELEPALYQSMKSLNDEMIPYINFKGKTPEEGIYAFLDYPRYSTGYAALFNTLGFTTEAHMLKSFDRRVEATSHFLESMDSFLAEKGSIVRKLKSIADQNTRGAEGFYTKWQIGKGVDSLAFPGYEAKNSTSVLSGEAFVEYDRKKPYRRKVPYYNEVKGYYRVVLPEFYLIPQAWSEVIERLEANNVEMYQLPEDTLMDVTSRYATYYETSERPYEGHYPHKNVGTAEREETIQFFEGDYLIPTNQNARRYLATALDPQSEDSFFSWNFFDSVLNQKEYFSSYLFEKTAAEILERDVTLRRSFDSKKQKDPAFAKDARAQLKYIYENSIHYEKGHLRIPVFELR, encoded by the coding sequence GTGCGAATCCTTTCCATTTTTCTTATAGCCCTGTCTGCAAATGCGTTTGGGCAATTTCCATCCAACCATACTCCCACTTATTCAGAAGCAATCGCATTCTACGAGCGAATTGCAGCTGATCACCCCAATACTGCTCAGCTCAATACCATCGGTAAAACGGACAATGGAAAACCACTTCACTATTTGGTTATCGACCCGAAAGGTGAATTCTCTCCCAAGTCAGCTCTGACGAATGAGCAAACAGTGACGTTAATTATCAACGGAATTCATCCGGGTGAGGCTTGCGGAATCAATGCTTCCATCGCCTTCGCCATGCAAAAGGCGGCCGAGCCAACTCCGGGGTTGATCTATGTCATCATTCCCATTTACAATGTAGGTGGAGCATTAAATCGCAACAGCCACACACGGGCCAATCAAGAAGGACCTGAAGAATACGGCTTTCGTGGAAACGCCAAGAACCTTGACCTCAATCGGGATTTCATCAAGGCCGATTCTGAAAATGCCTTAGCCTTTTCCAGATTATTTCACCTCTGGACCCCACACATTCTTATAGATACCCACACTTCAAATGGGGCAGATTATCAACCCAGCTTAACTCTCTTATCGACTTTTCCTGAAAAGCTTGACCCGATGCAAGCTACGTTCCTGAAAAGAGAATTGGAGCCCGCTCTCTATCAAAGCATGAAATCACTCAATGATGAAATGATCCCATATATAAACTTCAAGGGCAAAACTCCCGAAGAAGGCATCTATGCCTTCTTGGACTATCCGCGATACAGCACGGGATATGCAGCTCTGTTCAATACGCTTGGCTTCACTACCGAGGCTCATATGCTGAAATCTTTCGATCGGAGAGTGGAGGCTACGAGCCACTTTTTAGAAAGCATGGATTCTTTTCTTGCCGAAAAAGGATCGATTGTGAGAAAACTAAAAAGCATAGCGGATCAGAATACGAGAGGGGCAGAAGGGTTCTACACCAAATGGCAAATAGGAAAGGGTGTTGACAGCTTAGCTTTTCCCGGATACGAAGCGAAAAACTCAACGAGTGTGCTCTCGGGAGAGGCCTTCGTAGAATACGATCGTAAAAAGCCCTACAGGAGAAAGGTGCCTTATTACAACGAAGTGAAGGGATATTACAGAGTGGTGTTGCCCGAGTTCTATTTGATTCCGCAAGCTTGGAGTGAGGTGATCGAAAGGCTCGAGGCCAATAATGTGGAAATGTACCAACTCCCCGAAGACACCTTAATGGATGTCACTTCCAGGTATGCCACCTACTACGAAACTTCTGAAAGGCCCTATGAGGGTCATTACCCGCATAAAAACGTCGGTACGGCGGAAAGGGAAGAAACCATTCAGTTTTTCGAAGGTGATTACCTCATTCCAACCAATCAAAATGCCCGACGCTATTTGGCCACAGCCCTCGATCCCCAGAGTGAGGACAGCTTCTTCAGTTGGAATTTTTTCGATTCTGTCTTGAACCAAAAGGAGTACTTCTCTTCCTACCTGTTTGAAAAAACAGCAGCCGAAATCTTGGAAAGAGATGTCACTTTGCGCCGATCGTTTGACTCAAAAAAACAAAAAGATCCCGCCTTCGCGAAAGATGCCCGAGCGCAGCTCAAATACATTTACGAAAATTCGATCCACTACGAAAAAGGGCACTTGAGAATACCCGTGTTTGAGCTTCGCTAA